The proteins below come from a single Miscanthus floridulus cultivar M001 chromosome 1, ASM1932011v1, whole genome shotgun sequence genomic window:
- the LOC136542283 gene encoding 1-phosphatidylinositol-3-phosphate 5-kinase FAB1B-like — protein MEDPNKTFADVVKLLTSWLPRRSNPENVSRDFWMPDHSCRVCYDCDTQFTIFNRRHHCRRCGRIFCGKCTANSIPVSSGPDRNVDEGDRIRVCNFCFKQWEQERVTSLKQVQPVLSPSLSEASLFSTKSAITINSVTTTAGSYSTGNYQHVGCVTSISPPECCHDKTSHNMQDAHAPEKCLSTVSNKDDSSVQFGYYTNRSDDEDEEYPAYCSDRQVQHQQQNGQYYGPDEFYELEAPTPYNSKTSQTVEESVTSKELSPHVLDQGFPSTPTVTKSDNEPEPDNSSECGAASSIYALESNDTNPVDFEKDELFWLPPEPEDEEDEMQTDLFDDDDDDDESVADGERCRIRSSSSFGSGEFRSRDRLGEEHKKVMKNVVDGHFRALISQLLEVENISLHEGDDMGWLEIVTSVSWEAANFLRPDTSQGGGMDPGGYVKVKCLACGHRSESTVVKGVVCKKNVAHRRMTTRIEKPRLLLLAGALEYHRVTNQLSSIDTLLQQETDHLKMAVAKIVAQKPNLLLVENSVSRYAQDLLLEKNISLVLNIKQPLLQRIARCTGAQIVPSIDLLPSQKLGYCELFHVDKYGEQSVSSGNVSKKMVKTMMFFEGCPKPLGCTVLLKGGSMDELKKIKHVVQYGIFAAYHLALETSFLADEGATLPELPLKSPLTVALPDKRSTADSSISAVPGFTINVSNSQQTDSFDHLGTNYIMSTQPGENAVVEAPVSSESFTSQNTYSHSLGPWCANNSNFNTGTGDGDGLVKVTATSTSVSISSTSTSGALTNHTPRYSSVDKKSMHFGDYHDGSMRLHGKTVTMDSTSMSSCYHQSTVKASTNINSSNVKESLEGSYALANVKTINKNNSVVIQPVLTAAVQNQETSQGDDSTSNKDEVVPSDHQSILVSLSTRCVWKGTICERSQLLRIKYYGNFDKPLGRFLRDYLFDQGYQCRSCDKPPEAHVHCYTHRQGSLTISVRKLTEFVLSGERDGKIWMWHRCLKCPWSNGFPPATQRIVMSDAAWGLSLGKFLELSFSNHAAASRVASCGHSLHRDCLRFYGFGKMVACFRYAPIRVHSVYLPPHKLDFGHQPLDWIQKEANEVIERAKHLFDEVLHSLHLISDKKVQGSSLNMEFSNYIADLEIMLRKEKSEFEGCLNKVLRRDIQKGQPDILEINRLRRQLLFHSYLWDKRLVFAARSDRCRHEKIHSIDSVAEQNVLLKPQSECSGNTANKDAKYVECLQESIYGGNHTGVDAGTVNSNHVQQMATGELDSLQRDIKTPLYSSVSVSGDSIPLEPDLVARRTLSEGQFPSVLDVTNALEVKWTGKDDPVSSKVTMPESTASSEDSEEHMGDTTPSYASILLSKLGDSAADHSNWIGMPFLLFYRSLNKQWNRSNRFDALNEYTPEYVSFLREVERQIGPKFLFPVGISDTVVGVFDDEPTSIIAYALASHEYHLQMSDELEQETTDTSLPQCDSRSASLTEMEECTSELLRSVVSTEDIIFSMSGSKNPLVSDSLVPRKVSHIKVNFGDEGPLGQVKYTVICYYAKQFDALRRLCCPSERDFVRSLSRCKKWGAQGGKSNVFFAKSMDDRFIIKQVTKTELESFMKFAPDYFKYVSESICTGSPTCIAKILGIYQVKSLKGGKEMRMDVLVMENLLFERNVTTLYDLKGSARSRYNPDSNGSDKVLLDQNLIEAMPTSPIFVGNKAKRLLERAVWNDTSFLASIDVMDYSLLVGVDEKRHELVMGIIDFMRQYTWDKHLETWVKASGILGGPKNVSPTVISPKQYKKRFRKAMSAYFLVVPDQWSPLVIIPSKQAESGQDRDSDQVLLTEL, from the exons ATGGAGGACCCAAATAAAACATTTGCTGACGTAGTTAAGCTTTTGACATCATGGCTGCCGCGACGCTCCAACCCAGAAAATGTCTCCAGGGACTTCTGGATGCCCGATCACAGTTGTCGAGTTTGCTATGACTGTGATACGCAATTCACTATATTCAACCGCAGGCATCATTGCCGTCGCTGTGGGCGAATTTTCTGTGGTAAGTGTACTGCAAACTCCATCCCAGTTTCGAGTGGCCCTGACAGAAATGTCGATGAGGGGGACAGGATACGGGTCTGCAACTTCTGCTTCAAGCAATGGGAGCAAGAAAGAGTCACTTCCCTCAAACAGGTACAGCCGGTGCTCAGCCCTTCCCTGTCTGAGGCGAGTTTGTTTAGCACCAAGTCAGCTATCACCATCAATAGTGTTACCACAACGGCTGGCTCTTACTCTACTGGAAACTATCAGCATGTGGGCTGTGTTACCAGCATTAGTCCTCCAGAGTGTTGCCATGACAAGACCTCCCATAATATGCAAGACGCTCATGCTCCTGAGAAATGTCTGTCCACTGTTTCAAACAAAGATGACTCTTCAGTTCAGTTTGGCTACTACACAAACAG gagtgatgatgaagatgaagaatacCCTGCTTACTGCTCTGATAGGCAGGTACAACATCAACAACAGAATGGACAATATTATGGCCCAGATGAGTTTTATGAGCTTGAAGCACCCACACCCTACAATTCAAAAACGTCGCAGACAGTTGAAGAATCTGTGACCTCTAAAGAACTATCCCCGCATGTGCTTGATCAAGGATTTCCTAGCACACCGACCGTTACAAAATCAGACAATGAACCAGAACCAGATAATAGTTCTGAATGTGGTGCTGCTTCATCCATTTATGCTTTAGAAAGTAATGATACAAACCCAGTTGATTTTGAAAAGGATGAACTTTTCTGGCTTCCTCCTGAaccagaagatgaagaagatgagatGCAAACGGACTTgtttgatgatgatgacgacgacgacgaatctGTAGCTGATGGTGAACGGTGTCGAATTCGATCGTCAAGTAGTTTTGGCAGTGGAGAGTTCCGAAGTAGAGATCGGTTGGGCGAAGAACATAAGAAAGTAATGAAGAATGTCGTTGATGGACATTTCAGGGCTTTGATTTCTCAGCTACTAGAGGTGGAGAATATTTCGTTACATGAAGGTGATGACATGGGCTGGTTGGAGATTGTTACTTCTGTATCATGGGAAGCTGCCAACTTCCTCAGGCCAGACACAAGCCAGGGTGGTGGCATGGATCCTGGTGGATATGTCAAGGTTAAGTGTTTAGCATGTGGGCACCGCAGTGAAAg CACTGTTGTAAAAGGAGTAGTTTGTAAGAAGAATGTCGCACATAGGCGCATGACAACTAGAATAGAGAAGCCCCGTCTCCTACTACTTGCAGGAGCTCTTGAGTACCATCGAGTCACAAATCAGCTGTCAAGTATTGATACATTGCTCCAGCAG GAAACAGATCACCTTAAAATGGCAGTCGCAAAGATTGTAGCTCAAAAACCCAACTTGCTTTTGGTTGAGAATTCAGTTTCTCGATATGCTCAAGATTTGCTTCTAGAAAAGAACATATCATTGGTTTTAAATATCAAGCAGCCCCTCTTGCAGCGTATTGCTCGTTGCACAGGTGCTCAGATAGTTCCTTCtattgatctcctaccatctcaGAAGCTTGGTTACTGTGAGTTATTTCATGTAGATAAATACGGTGAACAGTCTGTTAGCTCGGGTAATGTGTCAAAGAAAATGGTGAAGACCATGATGTTCTTTGAAGGATGCCCAAAACCATTGGGTTGCACT GTTCTGCTAAAGGGTGGTAGCATGGATGAGCTCAAGAAAATTAAGCATGTGGTCCAGTATGGCATTTTTGCAGCATATCACTTGGCGTTGGAAACATCTTTCCTTGCAGATGAAGGTGCAACCCTACCAGAACTTCCATTGAAGTCTCCATTGACTGTAGCCTTGCCAGACAAACGATCTACTGCAGACAGCTCCATTTCAGCAGTGCCAGGCTTCACAATTAATGTTTCAAATAGCCAGCAAACTGATAGTTTTGACCACCTTGGTACCAACTACATCATGTCAACTCAACCAGGTGAAAATGCTGTGGTTGAAGCACCAGTATCCAGTGAATCCTTTACTTCTCAGAATACCTACTCTCATTCTCTTGGACCTTGGTGTGCTAATAACAGCAATTTCAACACCGGGACTGGTGATGGAGATGGATTAGTTAAGGTCACTGCAACTTCAACTTCTGTTTCCATATCTTCTACGTCTACATCTGGTGCACTCACAAATCATACTCCTAGATATTCTAGTGTAGACAAAAAGAGTATGCATTTTGGTGATTATCATGATGGTTCAATGAGATTACATGGTAAGACGGTGACAATGGATTCAACCAGCATGTCAAGTTGTTATCACCAGAGCACAGTCAAAGCTAGCACTAATATCAATAGTTCTAATGTCAAGGAGTCATTAGAAGGTTCATATGCTTTGGCTAATGTGAAAACCATCAACAAGAACAATTCTGTGGTAATTCAACCAGTGCTTACTGCTGCTGTACAAAACCAAGAGACCAGTCAAGGAGATGATAGCACATCAAATAAGGATGAAGTTGTGCCTTCTGATCATCAAAGCATCTTAGTGTCATTGTCCACACGTTGTGTATGGAAAGGTACTATTTGTGAGCGTTCCCAGCTGTTACGCATCAAGTATTATGGTAACTTTGACAAGCCTCTTGGAAGGTTTCTGCGGGACTACTTGTTTGATCAG GGCTATCAGTGTCGTTCCTGTGATAAGCCACCTGAAGCCCATGTCCATTGCTATACTCATCGCCAGGGAAGTCTAACCATATCAGTTAGAAAACTTACCGAATTTGTTTTGTCGGGTGAAAGGGATGGGAAAATTTGGATGTGGCACAGATGTCTGAAATGTCCTTGGAGTAATGGGTTTCCTCCAGCAACTCAAAGGATTGTCATGTCTGATGCTGCCTGGGGTTTGTCACTTGGTAAATTTTTGGAGCTTAGCTTTTCAAACCATGCAGCTGCAAGTAGGGTGGCCAGTTGTGGCCATTCTCTCCACAGGGACTGCCTCCGGTTCTATGG GTTTGGCAAAATGGTTGCTTGCTTCCGATATGCTCCTATTAGGGTTCATTCTGTTTACTTACCACCTCATAAACTTGATTTTGGTCACCAGCCCTTGGATTGGATACAAAAGGAAGCAAACGAG GTTATTGAGCGAGCAAAACATCTCTTTGATGAAGTATTGCATTCTTTACACTTGATATCTGACAAAAAGGTTCAAGGCAGTTCTCTTAACATGGAATTTAGCAATTACATTGCTGATCTTGAAATCATGCTTCGAAAGGAAAAGTCAGAATTTGAG GGATGCCTGAATAAAGTCTTGAGAAGGGATATACAGAAAGGCCAACCAGACATCCTTGAGATCAATAGGCTGCGAAGGCAGTTACTCTTCCATTCATACTTGTGGGATAAAAGACTGGTATTTGCTGCAAGATCAGATAGATGTCGTCATGAGAAGATCCATTCTATAGATAGTGTTGCTGAGCAAAATGTACTACTAAAGCCTCAAAGTGAATGCAGCGGGAATACTGCCAACAAAGATGCTAAATATGTTGAGTGCCTTCAGGAAAGCATTTATGGAGGGAATCACACTGGAGTTGATGCAGGTACTGTCAATTCGAATCATGTCCAGCAAATGGCTACAGGCGAATTGGATTCGCTTCAAAGAGACATCAAAACTCCTCTATACAGCAGTGTCAGTGTAAGTGGTGATTCAATTCCCTTGGAACCAGATCTTGTTGCTCGACGCACCCTTTCAGAAGGTCAGTTTCCTAGTGTATTGGATGTGACTAATGCACTTGAAGTGAAATGGACCGGCAAAGATGATCCTGTTTCTAGCAAGGTAACCATGCCAGAATCTACAGCATCCTCAGAGGATTCAGAAGAACATATGGGTGATACTACACCTTCGTATGCCTCTATATTGCTGAGCAAGCTAGGGGACAGTGCAGCAGACCATTCTAATTGGATAGGAATGCCTTTCTTACTATTTTACCGTTCTCTCAATAAGCAATGGAATCGTTCAAACCGATTTGATGCGCTCAACGAATATACTCCCGAATATGTTTCTTTCTTAAGGGAAGTGGAGCGTCAGATTGGACCTAAATTTCTCTTTCCTGTAGGAATCAGTGACACTGTCGTTGGAGTTTTTGATGACGAACCTACTAGCATTATCGCTTATGCGCTGGCCTCCCATGAATATCATCTTCAGATGTCAGATGAACTGGAACAAGAAACGACAGACACTTCACTCCCACAATGTGACTCAAGAAGTGCCTCGTTAACTGAAATGGAAGAATGTACTTCTGAACTTCTAAGAAGTGTTGTCTCTACAGAGGACATTATCTTCTCCATGTCTGGAAGCAAGAACCCACTTGTTTCAGATTCACTTGTACCTCGAAAAGTAAGTCACATAAAAGTGAATTTTGGGGATGAAGGTCCTCTAGGACAGGTGAAGTACACTGTGATTTGTTACTATGCCAAACAATTTGATGCTCTGAGGAGATTATGCTGTCCATCAGAGCGTGATTTTGTCAGGTCCCTTAGTCGTTGCAAGAAATGGGGTGCTCAAGGAGGCAAGAGCAATGTATTCTTTGCAAAATCAATGGATGATCGGTTCATAATTAAGCAGGTTACCAAAACTGAATTAGAGTCTTTCATGAAGTTTGCTCCAGACTACTTCAAATATGTATCAGAGTCGATTTGCACTGGAAGTCCTACTTGCATCGCAAAAATTCTTGGTATTTATCAG GTTAAGAGCCTCAAAGGAGGTAAGGAGATGAGGATGGATGTTCTAGTGATGGAAAATCTTTTGTTTGAGCGTAATGTGACAACATTGTATGATTTGAAGGGTTCTGCAAGATCAAGATATAACCCAGACTCAAATGGTAGTGATAAAGTACTTCTTGATCAGAACTTAATTGAAGCGATGCCTACATCACCTATTTTTGTCGGAAACAAGGCAAAGAGGTTGCTGGAGAGAGCTGTTTGGAATGACACATCCTTTCTTGCT TCCATCGATGTAATGGATTACTCTTTACTTGTTGGTGTTGATGAGAAAAGGCATGAACTTGTAATGGGAATTATAGATTTCATGAGACAATACACGTGGGACAAACACCTAGAGACATGGGTGAAAGCTTCAGGGATATTAGGTGGACCAAAGAATGTGTCGCCAACAGTAATTTCACCAAAGCAGTACAAGAAGCGGTTTAGGAAAGCCATGTCGGCCTACTTTCTTGTCGTTCCAGACCAGTGGTCGCCTCTAGTGATCATCCCCAGCAAGCAAGCTGAGAGTGGTCAGGACAGGGACAGCGACCAGGTTCTCTTGACAGAATTGTGA